The genomic stretch GCCGGCGGACCCGCAGGCCGGGCGGCCGGGCTCCGGCGGGCTGGTCGGCTGGGCCGTCGGCACGCCGCTGACGGCCGGCATCGGCAGCGTCGTCACCGTCGCCCTGCTCGCCCTGCTGGCCTTCTTCGGACTGCTCGTCATCACCGCGACACCGGTCCACCAGATCCCCGAGCGGCTGCGCGAGCTGACCGACCGGCTCCTGGGCCGGAACGAGTACGACGACTACGACGAGGAGTACGACGAGGAGGACGACGAGGAGGCGGCGCCGACCGGGCGCCGCGGCCGCCGCAAGCTGTCGGAGGACCTGCTCACCACCGGGCCCATCGACCACGCCGCCTTCGACGCCGCGCCCGAGGCGACCCGCACCACCGAGGGCGAGCACACCGAGCTGCGCGCCCCCACGCCGCGCCCGCCGGTGGAGGACCGCACCGCGCCGCCGGAGGACCTGCCGCCGATCACCGAGCCCGAGCAGCTGTCCATCCAGCCGGTCGCCGGCAACTACGTGCTGCCCTCGCTGACCATCCTCCGGCCGGGCACGCCGCCGCGGGCGCGGTCGAAGTCCAACGACGTCGCCATCGAGGCGATCACCGGCGTCCTCGAGCAGTTCAACGTCGACGCCGCGGTCACCGGCTTCACCCGTGGCCCGACGGTCACCCGCTACGAGGTCGAGCTCGGCCAGGGCGTGAAGGTCGAGAAGATCACCGCGCTGACCAAGAACCTCGCCTACGCGGTGGCCAACGACAACATCCGGATCCTCGCGCCCATCCCCGGCAAGTCGGCGGTGGGCGTCGAGGTGCCCAACACCGACCGCGAGACCGTGTCGCTGGGCGACGTCATGCGCTCGCAGGCGGCCAAGCAGGACCCGCACCCGATGCTGGTCGGGCTCGGCAAGGACATCGAGGGCGGGTTCGTCTGCGCCAACCTGGCGAAGATGCCCCACCTGCTCGTCGCCGGCGCCACCGGTGCCGGCAAGTCCAGCTGCATCAACTCGCTGCTGACCTCGCTGCTCCTGCGTGCCGCGCCCGAGCAGCTGCGGATGATCCTGGTCGACCCGAAGATGGTCGAGCTGACGCCCTACGACGGCATCCCGCACCTGATCACGCCGATCATCACCGACCCGAAGAAGGCAGCCACCGCGCTGGCCTGGCTGGTCGAGGAGATGGAGCAGCGCTACCAGGACATGCGGGCGACCGGCGTCCGGCACATCGACGACTTCAACCGCAAGGTGGAGAAGGGCGAGATCACCGCACCGCCCGGCAGCGAGCGGGTCTACCAGCCCTACCCGTACATCCTCACCATCGTCGACGAGCTCGCCGACCTGATGATGGTGGCGCCCCGGGACGTCGAGGAGTCGATCGTCCGCATCACGCAGAAGGCCCGTGCCGCCGGCATCCACCTCGTGCTCGCGACCCAGCGACCGTCGGTCGACGTGGTCACCGGCCTGATCAAGGCCAACGTGCCCTCGCGGCTGGCGTTCTCGACCTCCAGCCTCACCGACAGCCGGGTCATCCTCGACCAGCCGGGTGCGGAGAAGCTGATCGGCATGGGCGACGCGCTGTTCCTCCCGATCGGCGCCGGCAAGCCCATGCGCGTGCAGGGCGCCTACGTCTCGGACACCGAGATCGAGGCGGTCGTCGAGTTCACCAAGCGGCAGGCCGAGCCCGAGTACCGGGAAGAGGTCTTCACCGCCGCGGCCGGCGAGAAGAAGGAGATCGACGAGGACATCGGCGGTGACCTCGACCTGCTCGTGCAGGCCGTCGAGCTGATCGTCACCAGCCAGTTCGGGTCGACGTCCATGCTGCAGCGCAAGCTGCGGGTGGGCTTCGCGAAGGCCGGCCGGCTCATGGACCTCATAGAGAGCCGCGGCATCGTCGGCCCCTCCGAGGGTTCCAAGGCCCGTGACGTCCTCATCAAGCCCGACGAGCTGGAATCGGTGCTGTTCACCCTGCGGGGTGGCGGGGGAGAAGGCTGAGACGCCTGCCACCGTCCCGCAACGGGCGAGCCGGCCCGCGCCGACTACGATGGGCACGGTGACCGTCGTGCCCCGCCCTGCCCGGAAAGTGGCGGTGCTGACCCTCGGCTGCGCGCGCAACGAAGTCGACTCCGAGGAGCTCGCCGGCCGGCTGGCCGCCGACGGCTACGACCTGGTGGACGACGCCGAGGGTGCCGACGCGGTCCTCGTGAACACCTGCGGGTTCATCGAGAACGCCAAGAAGGACTCGGTCGACGCGATCCTGGCGGCCACGGACTCCGGCGCCTCCGTGGTGGCGGTGGGCTGCATGGCCGAGCGCTACGGCTCCGAGCTGGCCGGCGCGCTGCCCGAGGCCACGGTGCTCGGCTTCGACGACTACGCCGCGATCGGCGACCGGTTGGACGACGTCCTGGCCGGCCGCCCGCTCGTGCCGCACACCCCGCGCGACCGGCGCACGCTGCTGCCGATCAGCCCGGTGCAACGGTCGGCCGCCACCGCCGCCGCGGACGCCCCCGTCATCCCCGGCCACGACTGGCTCCGCCGGAAGCGCCTCGCCTCCGGCCCCACCGCGGCGCTGAAGCTGGCGTCGGGCTGCGACCGGCGCTGCGCGTTCTGCGCCATCCCGGCGTTCCGCGGCGCGTTCGTCTCCCGCCCGCCGGCCGAGGTGCTCGGCGAGGCGCAGTGGCTGGCCGCCCAGGGCGTGCGGGAGCTGGTGCTGGTCAGCGAGAACTCGACGTCCTACGGCAAGGACATCGGCGATCTCCGCTCGCTGGAGAGGCTGCTGCCGCAGCTGGCCGCGGTCGAGGGCATCGCCCGGATCCGGGTGGCCTACCTGCAGCCGGCCGAGCTCCGGCCGGGCCTGCTCGAGGTCATCGCGGGCACGGACGGGGTGGCTCCCTACTTCGACCTGTCCTTCCAGCACTCCTCGCCGACCCTGCTCCGCCGGATGCGGCGCTTCGGCGGCACCGACGACTTCCTCGCCCTGATCGACCGGGCGCGCTCCCTCGCGCCGCGGGCGGCTCCGGACCAACGTCATCCTCGGCTTCCCCGGGGAGACCGAGGACGACGTCGCCGAGCTCGAGCGATTCCTCGTCGAGGGCCGCCTGGACGCCGTCGGCGTCTTCGGCTACTCCGACGAGGAGGGCACCGAGGCGACCGGGCTGCCCGGCAAGCTCGACCAGACGGAGATCGACGTCCGGGTGCGCCGCATCACCGATCTGGTCGAGGAGCTCACCGCGCAGCGGGCCGAGGAACGCATCGGGGAGCGCGTCGAGGTGCTGCTCACCGAGGACCTCGCCGACACCGAAGGTCCCGGGGTCTGGCTCGGGCACGCGGCGCACCAGGACCCCGACGCCGACGGCACCACGACGGTGGCCGGGGTGCCGCGGGGAACCGCCACGGGACAACTCGTCGACGCCGAGGTGGTGGGCACGGAGGGCATCGACCTCCTCGCGCGGGCGCTGGTGGCGGCGATCACTCCGGCCGGGCGGTGATCGGGGTGACCGACGTCGCCCCGGACCCTGCCGCGACACCGCCGCAGTCGGCGAAGCTGGTCAACCTCCCGAACGCGCTCACCGTCCTGCGGCTGGCCCTGGTGCCGGTCTTCGCCGTCCTCCTGCTCCAGCACAGCGGCCTGGACGACGCGGACCGGTACTGGGCCACGCTGGTCTTCGCCACCGCGATCATCACCGACCGCTACGACGGGATGATCGCCCGCAGGACCGGCCAGGTCACCGAGTTCGGCAAGCTGGCCGACCCGATCGCCGACAAGGCGCTGACCGGCACGGCGCTGGTGGCGCTGTCGATCCTTGCCCTGCTCCCGTGGTGGGTCACCGTGGTCATCCTCGCCCGCGAGGTCGCGGTGACGCTGCTGCGCTTCTGGGTCATCCGCCACGGGGTGATCGCGGCCAGCCGGGGCGGCAAGGCGAAGACCGTCGTCCAGGCACTGGCCATCGCGCTCTACATCCTGCCGCTGACCGGCCTGCTCGCCAGCGCCCGGTGGTGGGTCATGGGCGCCGCGGTGCTGCTGACCGTGCTGACCGGCCTCGACTACGTCTACCGCGCGCTCACCCTGCGCCAGACCAGCGCGCGGGCGATGCGCGCCGCGGCCGCCCGCCGCGCCGCCGGGGCGACCGGGAGCAGCGGAACCCGCACCGACTCCGCCGCCTGAGGCCCCGTCTCGGGACCCGCCCTGAGCCTGCGAAGGGTGGGGAGGACGGGGTCCTTCAACCGTGCGCGGTCGCGACGGCGGTCAGCTCGGCGCTCGGTTCGACGCCGACCTCGCGCCGGAGCATGCGCCGGAAGGCGTCGTACTGCCGGCGTGCGGCCACCCAGTCGCCGGCTGCCTGGTGGGCCTCGATGAGGGCCCGCTGCCCGCTCTCCCGCAGCGGCTCGGCCAGCACCGCGACGTGCACGGCCTCGACGGCCGCCGCGGGTCGGCCGGCCTCGCGCAACAGCCGGCTCAGCGCCTCGAGCGCGTGCAGCAGCCGCAGCTGCAGCCGTTCCCGGGCGGCGAGCAGCCAGTCGTCGTACCAGCCGGGCAGCAGCTCCAGCTGGGCGATCGGGCCCGGGTCGACGGCGAGGTCGGCCGGCTCCGGCGCGCCGGCGAGGACACGCGTCGCCCACGCCTCGAGGTGCCGCAGGTCCACCTCGACGTCGTCCCGCAGCCGCAGCACCGTCTGCTCCGCCTCGACGAGCGGGCAGCCCACCTGCTGCAGCCGCCAGAGCGCCGACCGCAGGTTGCCGGCGGCGCGGCCGTCGCCCACGGCCGGCCAGAGGATCCCCGCTGCCGCCCGGCGGTCGACTCCGGCCGGGTGCAGCGCCAGGTGGGCCAGCAGTCGTCGGCTGCCGGGCGGGACGACGAGCCGGACGCCGGCGCAGGTGACCGACAGGCCACCGAGCACGCGGACGACCCGCGACGGCGGTGGTGCGTCGGACGCCGGTGTGATGCTGTGCATCCCGCGCCTCCCCGGGTGGGAGCTCGGTTCCGGAGGGATGGCCGAGCCGCACTCTAGTGAGCCCGGCCGCTCACTGATAGATACGACGGTGCGCTCCGGGAACGCCCGTCCGGGCCACGGTGTTACGCCATCAGCGGACGCACGCCGGTCGGTCCGACCTCGACGGCGGTCGCCGCGTACCGTGAGCGCACGGCGCCCGCCCAGGGCGCCGCCGCTTCCCCGCTCGCAGGACAGGAGACGGCCATGACGCTGCTGCGCACCCAGCTCGGGAACACCTTGCGTGGCCACCGGCTGCGTCAGCGCCGCACGCTGCGCGACGTCTCCGGCGCCGCCCGGGTCAGCCTCGGCTACCTCTCCGAAGTCGAGCGCGGCCAGAAGGAGGCGTCCTCCGAGCTGCTCGCCTCGATCTGCGACGCCCTCGACGTCGAGCTCGCCGACCTCCTCGCCGAGGTCAGCCTGGAGCTGCGGGGCATCCCCGCCGCGTCGGTCCGTCCGCTCACCGCGCCGGCTCCCGAGGCCGCGGTCGAGGACTCCGAGGCCGCCGCTCCGCCGGCCGAGACGCAGCCGGCGCCCGAGCCGGCACTGGCGCTGGTGGGTGCCGGCCAGCCCGCACGCGCCGCCCTGCGGCGGGTCTCGCTGGCCGCCTGATCCCGCGCGCCCGTCCGGCGCGCCTGCTTGACCTGTCCGCCGGCCGATGCAAGACAGGGAACGTGCTGACGGAGCGGGCAGGGCCGACACACGTCGCCGGGGCCCACACGCGCAGCGGCAACGCCATGGGCCGCACCCGCCTCGGTCTGCTGGTCGGCGCGGGCCGCGCGTTCGCCGAGCAGGGCGTACGGCGCAGCACCATGCAATCGATCGCCGCGGCGGCCGGGGTCGCCAAGGCCACGCTGTACAACCACTTCCGCACCAAGGACGAGGTCGTCTCCGCGCTGCTGACGCGGGAGCTGGACCGGCTGACCGGCGTGGCCGCCGATCTGCCGCTCGACGAGGCCCTCGCGGCGTTGTCCGACGAGCTGGGCGCCCACCCGGTGCTCCGGCGCATGGCCGAGACCGAGCCGGACGCGCTCGCCGCGCTGCTGACCCTCGGTCCGGAGTCCTGGGCGGAGCTGTCCGGCCGGCTCGCCGGGGCGCTCCGGATCGACCCCGACGGCGCCGAGATCGCCGGCCGCTGGCTGCTGGGCGTCGTCCTCCAGCCCGGGCGGTCGACCAGCCGACGACGGCACGCCGCGCGGCTGGCGGCCGGTCTGGTGCCCTCAGCGCCGCGGTAGCGCCCGGGTCAGCACGACCCGGTCCTCCCCGGGGCCGGCATGGTCGGACGACGGGTGCCCGGTGGCGCCCAGGGCCGTGTGGAAGGCCACGGCCGCGGTGTCGTCCGGACGGGCGACGGCCTGCACGAAGCGGGCGCCGATGCTGATCGCGAGCTGGTCGAACCAGTCGCCGAGCCGCTGCTCCAGGCCCGTTCCACGCCGGTCGTCGCGCACGGCGAGCACGTGGAGGTAGGCCAGCCCGTCCGCGGTGACGGCGCCGAGCAGGTATCCGACGTCCTCGTCGTCCGCGGACATCGCGAGGGCACCGAACCCGCCGAACTGGTGGAACCACACGGGGTCGTGCAGCGCTCGGTGGTCGGTGTCCCAGAACCGGTCGTGTGCCGCCAGCAGCCGCGCGCGGACCACCGTCGCCGAGAGCTCGGGAAACCCGACGATGACGTCCGGCGCAGTCACCGGGCCGCCCGCGCGGCATCCAGCTCGGCCCGGGTGGGCGGGTCGGCGCCGACCCGGGTGCAGTTGAGCGCCGCCACGAGGGCGGCGTCGTCGGCGAGTGCGAGCAGCCGGTCGTCGGACAGCGACTCCAGCGCGGCCCGCGTGGTGACGCCGGACTCCAGCAGACCGGTCAGGAAGCCGGCGGCGAGCGAGTCGCCGGCACCGACGGTGTCGACGACGTCGACGCGCGGGATCTCGCGGTGCACCACCGGGCGACCAGGCCGGGCGATCCGCAGCGGTGCGCCGCCGTCGGTCAGCAGCAGCACCGCCGGCCCGCGGCCGGCCCACTCCTCCGCCGTCCGGTCGAGGTCGCCGGAGACACCGAGCCAGTCGAGGTCCTCGGCGCTGACCTTCACGACGTCGGCGCGGGCGACGAGCCGGTCCAGCCGTGCGCGGACGACGTCCCGACCGTTCCCCAGCGCCGCGCCCACCGGCCCCTCGGCCAGCATGGGACGGATGTTCGGGTCGACGCTGATCAGCGCCGCACCCTCGGCGTGCAGCCGCTCGACGAGCCGCGCGATCGCGTCGCCGCCCGGCGCCGTCCAGCTGGAGATCGAGCCGACGTGCAGGATCGCCGTGGCGTCGGGCAGGACGCGGGCCAGCTCGTCGTCGGTCCACTGCCAGTCGGCAGCGCCCTGCACGAGGAAGCCGTAATCGGGAGAGCCGTCGGACCCGAGTCCGATGACCGCCACGCTGACCGGCTCGTCCGCCGTCACGAAGCCGGAGACGTCGACGCCCGAGAGCGCCGCGTGGCGGCGGAGGTTCGGCCCGAGCGGGCCGGTGCCCAGCCGGGCGAGCAGGTGCACCGGGGCATCGAGCCGCCCCGCCGCCACGGCGACGTTCAGCGCGTTGCCGCCCGGCCTGGCCACGTAGTGCGGGGCCGTGCCCTCGGGTCCGGCGTCGGCGCCGGGTACGGGGAGCATGTCGACGACCAGTTCGCCGAGGACGGTGAGCACCGGGTTCCCGTTCGCCACGGCCGAACACTAGCGGCGGAAGAGATCAGGGTCTCCCCGCATTGGCTGCCGAAGGGGATCACCTGGGACGATGAGCGGGACGAGCATCGCCGGGCCGGCTCTGCGCCGGAGCAGGAGGATCCATGCCCAACCCGTTCGTGAAGCTGTGGAAGTACCTCACCGCCTCCGCCAACGCCCAGATCGACCAGCGAGCCGACCCGAAGATCCAGATCGCCCAGGCCATCGAGGCCGAGCAGCAGCGGCACCAGGCGCTGGCCAACCAGGCCGCGGCGGTGCTGGGCAACCAGCGCCAGCTGGAGATGCGGCTCAACCGGCAGCTGGGCGAGGTCGAGAAGCTGCAGGCCTCGGCGCGCCAGGCGCTGGTGCTCGCCGACAAGTCCCGCGCGGCCGGCGACGCGGCCAAGGCCGGCGAGTACGAGCAGGCCGCGCAGGCGTTCGCCACCCAGCTGGTGGCCGCCGAGCAGTCGATGGAGGACCTCAAGCGCAGCCACGACGAGGCGCTGCAGGCGGCCGAGCAGGCGCGCGGTGCGGTCGAGCAGAGCCGGATGCGTCTGCAGACGACGCTGGCCGAGCGCACGAAGCTGATGAGCCAGCTGGAGCAGGCCAAGATGCAGGAGCACGTGGCCGACTCGCTGCGCCAGGTCAACGAGCTGTCGGCGCCGGGCAACACGCCGAGCCTGTCGGAGGTCCGCGACAAGATCGAGCGTCGCTACGCCAACGCGCTGGGCCAGGCCGAACTGGCGCAGACCTCGGTCGAGGGCCGGATGCTCGAGGTGCAGAAGGCGACGCTGGACGTCGCCGGCGCCTCCCGGCTGGACCAGATCCGTGCCTCCATGGGCGGCGCCGCGGCCGTGGAGGGCAGCGCGCCGGCGGCGGCGATCGAGCAGGGCGCCCCGGGTGTGCCGCAGCCGGCCGCCGAGCAGCGCGAGGCCCAGCCGGTGGAGCGACCGGACCAGGTCTGACCGGCGCGTCCGCGCGGGGCCGGCGAGGCTCGTGGCTCAGCGCCGGTACAGCGTCACGGGCTGCGGGCGGCCGGGTTCGCCGGTGCGAGCCCGCGGGTCGATGGGGGAGCGGGCGGCCTGGCACGTCGGGCACCACCAGGTGACCCGCTCCTGGGTCGCCGGCCCCTGCTCGCCGAGCAGGATCGGCGTGCCGCACCGGCGGCAGGGGCGTCCCTTGCGGCCGGCGACCCAGTGGTCCTGGCCGCGGCGCGTGCTGCCGGTGGTGCTCTGCTCGGGATGGTTCCGGTTGGCCAGCATCAGGGTGCGCGCGCGATCGACGACGGTCTCCAGGTCCTCGACGTCCCCCACCCTCGCCCACGGATGGACGCCGCAGAGGAACAGGGTCTCGACCTTGTAGAGATTGCCGATGCCGGCGAGGTTGCGCTGATCGAGGATCGCGACGCCGATCTGCTCGTCCGGGTTCTGGCGGAGGCGGCGGACGGCCTCGTCGAGGTCCCAGTCCGGGCCCAGCACGTCGGGCCCCAGGTGGCCGACCAGCCGGCCCTCGTCGGCGGTGGCCACGATCTCGACGTCGTGCAACCGGTAGCCGACGCACTCCCAGCCGTCGGTCGCCAGCACCACGCGGACGTCGTGGGACGGGCCGCCGCGCCAGGTCGTGCCCGGCCGGTAGATGTGCCAGCTGCCGTCCATCCGGAAATGGGTCCGCAGCGTGCGTCCGTCGGCGAGGCGGATCAGCAGGTGCTTGCCCCGAGGCAGGACCTCGGTGACCGTGGCCCCGGTCAGGTCCAGAGCGGCGAGCTGGGGCAGCCGGAACTCGCCGCGGGTGAGCGTGGCGCCGGCCAGCGCGGTGTGCATGCGCTGGGCGGCCAGCCACACGGTGTCTCCCTCGGGCACCCGCTCAGTGTCCCCTCGGTGCATCGGCCCTGCTGGGAGCGGTGTGAGTCCCCTGACATCCGGGATGAGCAGCGGCCGTCGTGACGCTGAAGCGCACATGAGCGTCCCGCTGCGTCTGCGCGCCCGCTTCGGCACGGTCGAGGCCGATCACGCGCGCCCCGAGCCGGTGACCGTGACCGTGGCCCGGGTGGTCCGGCCCCAGCACCGGGCGGCGTTCGAGCGGTGGGCCCAGGACGTGCTCGGCGTCGCCGCCCGTTTCCCGGGGAACCTCGGCGCCAGCCTCCTGCACCCCGGGCCGGGCAGCTCCGAATACCACTTGGTGTACCGCTTCGAGGACGATCGCTCGCTGGCCGCGTGGGAGCGGTCGTCGGAGCGCCGGTCGGCCCTGGCCCACGTCGAGGACATGGTCGACGTCGAGCGCTACCAGAAGGTCTCCGGCCTGGAGAGCTTCTTCACCCGTTCGCCGCAGCCCGGCCCCCGCTGGCGGATGACCGTGCTGACGATCGCCGCGGTCTTCCTGACCACCTCGCTGCTGCAGCAGTTCGTCATGCCGCACCTCGCGGGGTGGCCGCTGGAGCTGCGGCTGCTGCTGTCGGCCGTCGTCGTCGTCCTCCTGCTCGGGCACGTGCTGATGCCGGCGCTGACCCGGGTGTTCGCCCGCTGGTTGCACCCCTCCCGCTGAGCTCCTCGGGTCCTCAGAACCGTGGCCGCGCTCCGGGGGGCCGCAACGTGGCGAGCGCGACCGCGGCGGCGCCGGTCGAGATCAGCAGGCCGAGCAGCGAGAGCACGAAGAGCTCCGGGCGGACGGCCCCGGCCGCGATCAGGGCGGCCCCGGTGACGACCAGGAACACGAGAACGATGCGCATGCGTAGCTCCCTCCTTGGAGCGCGGACCTTCACAGCATGCCCAGGCGGCGTGGACTTCTCACGGTGTGGGACGGGATGCCACGGGAACGTCAACTGTGTGACGGGGGGATGACACGGAAGACGCCGCGCTGCCGGGTGTCAGGCTCGCAGACGGAGACCTCGCGGCGTCGCGGCGAAGCCGGCGGCCTGGAGGGCGGCCGACAACGGGGTCGATTCGTGCACCGATGCGCCGTCTGCCTTCTGCACGACCATCCGGCCGAGCGCGCCGGCCGAGACCGCACCGGACAGGGCCGTCGCCGCCTCCTTGAGCACCTGCTCGTCCTCGGTCCACGACAGCAGCGTCCGGCCGCCGCGCTCGACGTAGAGCACCAGTTCGCCGTCCACGAGCACCACCAGTGCGCCCGCCTTGCGGCCGGCCCGGTGTCCTGGGGTGCGTCGTCCGGTGCCCTCCCCGATGTCGACCGCCTCCTGTCCGTCGGCGGTCGGCCGCTCCGGCCACGGGAGCGCGGCCCCGTAGACGTTGGCCGGGTCGGTGGCCGCGAGCACGACCGCACTGCCCGGAACGCGATCGGGCGCAGCGAAGGCGCGCAGCCGGTCGACCGACCCCGGGGTGCCGAACTGGGCGGCGCCCAGCGTCTCGACGAAGTAGCCGCGCCGGGCGCGGTTGTTCTCCTCGAACGCCCGGAGCACCGGGTAGACGGCCGAGAATCCGCCCGGCACCTGCTCGGCCGCCACCGCGCCCCGGGTGAGGACGCCGTGCCGTTCCAGCAGCGCCTCGGCTCGCGCGGTGGTGCGCCGGGTCGCGTTCGGCTCCCGATCGGGCAGCCGCGACCAGCGGCCGGCCACGGTCGGCGGTCCGGTGCGCGTGGGCATCGCCGGACGCCCCACGCGGGGCCGCCCGTACCTGGTGCGTGAGACCTTCGGGGCCGTGGGCCGGCTCCGGTGCGTGCCACCTCCGCTGAGCCGCGTGCGCAGCGGGGCCAGGGTGTCGTTGGTCAGCGCACCGGCCCAGACGAGGTCCCAGACCAGTTCGGCCAGGGCGGTGTCGTCGGTGGCCCCCACGAGGTCCGACAACCCTCGGAAGAACAGGGCCTGACCACCGGCGAGCTGGTCGAGGACCGGACGGCCCTCGTCGGGCACCTCCAGCGCCTCCGGCAGCAGCAGCGGCGCCAGGTCGGCCGGCAGGAGGCTGATCCAGCCGTCCCCGCCCGGCAGGGCGCCGGCACCGGCCCACAGGACCTCACCGGCGCTGGTCAGCTCGTCCAGCATCGCGGGGGAGTAGTCCCGCACCCGGGTCGGGAGCACCAGCGTCTCGAGGGCGCTGGCCGGCACCAGCGCACCGGCCAGCTGCTCGACGACGGCCAGTACGCCGTCGGAACCCCGCAGCCGACTGCCGACCGATTGCCAGGACGGCGTGAACCGGGCCAGCGTGCCGGTCGGGACCGGCTCGACCTCCTGGCGCAGCTTGGCCAGGCTGCGGCGCCGGATCGACCGGAGTACCTCGGCGTCGCACCACTCGTGGCCGGTGCCGCCGGGACGGAACTCGCCGGAGATCAACCGGCCGGTGCCCGTCAGCCGCTGCACCGTGGCCGTCACCACCGCCACGCCCAGGCCCAGCCGGGCGGCCACCTCGGCGGGCTGGAAGGGGCCGTGCGTGCGGGCGTACCGCCCGATCAGGTCGCCGAGCGGGTCGGCGACCGGCTCGGTGAACACCTCCGGCACCCCGACGGGCAGCGCGGTGCCGAGGGCGTCGCGCAGCCGCCCGGCATCCTCTATGGCGACGGAGCGCTCCTCGCCCGCGATGCGGACCTGGAGCGCGCGTCGGGCGGCCACCAGCTCGTCGAGCCATTCCTGCGGTACCCCGCGCGCGGCGGCCTCGGCCGACGTCAGGTCGCCGACGAAGCGGAGCAGGTCGGCGGCACCGTCGACGTCTCTCGGGTGGCGCTGCTCGGGCAGCCGCTGCAGCTCCGCCTCGATCTCGGCCATCGCGTCCGCGTCGAGCAGCTCGCGCAGCTCCGAGCGGCCCAGCAGCTCGGCCAGCAGACCGGTGTCGAGCGCGAGCGCCTGGGCGCGGCGCTCGGCCAGCGGCGCGTCGCCCTCGTAGAGGAACTGCCCGACGTAGCCGAACAGCAGCGACTGGGCGAACGGTGACGCCGTCTCGGTCTGCACGTCGGCCACGCGGACCTTGCGGGCCCGGACGTCGCGCATCAGCTCGACCAGCCCGGGCACGTCGTAGACGTCCTGCAGGACCTCGCGGGCGGCCTCGAGGGTGATGGGGAACGAGGAGAACTCGCTGGCCACGGACAGGAGCTGGGCAGCGCGCTGCCGCTGCTGCCACAGCGGGGTGCGCCGCCTCGGGTCGCGGCGGGGGAGCAGCAGTGCTCGGGCGGCGCACTCGCGGAACCGGCTGGCGAACAGCGCCGAGCTGCCGACCTCCGCGGTCACCTCGCGCTCCACGTCGTCCGGGTCGAGGACGGCGAGGTCGGCGTCCGGCGGTTCCCCGGTGGTGTCGGGCAGCCGCAGCACGATGCCGTCGTCGGAGTGCATGGAGGCGACGTCGACGCCGTACCGCTCGCGCAGCCGGGCAGCCAGGACCAGCGCCCACGGCGCGTTCACCTGGGCGCCGAACGGTGAGTGCACCACCAGTCGCCAGTCGCCCAGCTCGTCGCGGAACCGCTCGACCAGCAGGGTGCGGTCGTCGGGCAGGTGCCCGGTCGCCGCCTTCTGCTCGGCGAGGTATGTCTGCAGGTTCGCCGCACCCCACTCGTCGAGCCCGGCGGCCCGCGCCCGAGCCAACCCCGCCGCCGGGGTCGCCGACCCGACCTCGCGCAGGAAGGCGCCGAGCGCCCGGCCGAGCTCCAGCGGCCGGCCGGGGGCGTCGCCGTGCCAGAACGGCATCTTCCCGGGTTGACCCGGCGCCGGGGTGACGAGGACGCGGTCGTGGGTGATGT from Blastococcus sp. PRF04-17 encodes the following:
- a CDS encoding antibiotic biosynthesis monooxygenase, which translates into the protein MSVPLRLRARFGTVEADHARPEPVTVTVARVVRPQHRAAFERWAQDVLGVAARFPGNLGASLLHPGPGSSEYHLVYRFEDDRSLAAWERSSERRSALAHVEDMVDVERYQKVSGLESFFTRSPQPGPRWRMTVLTIAAVFLTTSLLQQFVMPHLAGWPLELRLLLSAVVVVLLLGHVLMPALTRVFARWLHPSR
- a CDS encoding DNA-formamidopyrimidine glycosylase family protein — translated: MPEGDTVWLAAQRMHTALAGATLTRGEFRLPQLAALDLTGATVTEVLPRGKHLLIRLADGRTLRTHFRMDGSWHIYRPGTTWRGGPSHDVRVVLATDGWECVGYRLHDVEIVATADEGRLVGHLGPDVLGPDWDLDEAVRRLRQNPDEQIGVAILDQRNLAGIGNLYKVETLFLCGVHPWARVGDVEDLETVVDRARTLMLANRNHPEQSTTGSTRRGQDHWVAGRKGRPCRRCGTPILLGEQGPATQERVTWWCPTCQAARSPIDPRARTGEPGRPQPVTLYRR
- a CDS encoding ATP-dependent helicase, with the protein product MSALDRFSEATRAWFTGAFVRPTAAQDGAWDAISSGEHALVVAPTGSGKTLAAFLWSLDRLAASPPPVDEQARCRVLYVSPLKALAVDVERNLRAPLAGIGQAAARLGLARPEIRVGIRSGDTPADERRAFTRRPTDILITTPESLFLLLTSAAREALRGVETVIVDEVHAVADTKRGAHLAVSLDRLDELLDRPAQRIGLSATVRPIEEVSTYLAGGRPVRVVAPPSVKEWDLSVVVPVEDMSALGQPTGELEGSAAGNQPRSSIWPAVEERVLDLVQAHRSTIVFANSRRLAERLTSRLNELAYERATGDAVPPGTNAAALMAQAGSGGGVPEGVQPVAAAHHGSVSREQRAVVEEALKSGRLPAVVATSSLELGIDMGAVDLVVQVEAPPTVASGLQRVGRAGHQVGAVSRGVLFPKFRGDLVQCALVAERMKAGAIESIRYLRNPLDVLAQQIVAIVSERPRTVDEVGALVRRSAAFSSLPESALHAVLDMLAGRYPSDAFAELRPRLTWDRVTDTLTARAGAQRLAVTSGGTIPDRGLFGVFLVGGEGTGGRRVGELDEEMVYESRVGDVFLLGSSSWRIEDITHDRVLVTPAPGQPGKMPFWHGDAPGRPLELGRALGAFLREVGSATPAAGLARARAAGLDEWGAANLQTYLAEQKAATGHLPDDRTLLVERFRDELGDWRLVVHSPFGAQVNAPWALVLAARLRERYGVDVASMHSDDGIVLRLPDTTGEPPDADLAVLDPDDVEREVTAEVGSSALFASRFRECAARALLLPRRDPRRRTPLWQQRQRAAQLLSVASEFSSFPITLEAAREVLQDVYDVPGLVELMRDVRARKVRVADVQTETASPFAQSLLFGYVGQFLYEGDAPLAERRAQALALDTGLLAELLGRSELRELLDADAMAEIEAELQRLPEQRHPRDVDGAADLLRFVGDLTSAEAAARGVPQEWLDELVAARRALQVRIAGEERSVAIEDAGRLRDALGTALPVGVPEVFTEPVADPLGDLIGRYARTHGPFQPAEVAARLGLGVAVVTATVQRLTGTGRLISGEFRPGGTGHEWCDAEVLRSIRRRSLAKLRQEVEPVPTGTLARFTPSWQSVGSRLRGSDGVLAVVEQLAGALVPASALETLVLPTRVRDYSPAMLDELTSAGEVLWAGAGALPGGDGWISLLPADLAPLLLPEALEVPDEGRPVLDQLAGGQALFFRGLSDLVGATDDTALAELVWDLVWAGALTNDTLAPLRTRLSGGGTHRSRPTAPKVSRTRYGRPRVGRPAMPTRTGPPTVAGRWSRLPDREPNATRRTTARAEALLERHGVLTRGAVAAEQVPGGFSAVYPVLRAFEENNRARRGYFVETLGAAQFGTPGSVDRLRAFAAPDRVPGSAVVLAATDPANVYGAALPWPERPTADGQEAVDIGEGTGRRTPGHRAGRKAGALVVLVDGELVLYVERGGRTLLSWTEDEQVLKEAATALSGAVSAGALGRMVVQKADGASVHESTPLSAALQAAGFAATPRGLRLRA